Genomic DNA from Cydia amplana chromosome 9, ilCydAmpl1.1, whole genome shotgun sequence:
ACAGCCAGGAGGGAAAGGGAAAGGGAGTGGTCCCCCCTTTACTCCTGAGAAGGTCCCAgggggacaacaaaaagaagGGGGATAAGGAGCCGTGGATGGTGAGCCCGTCCCCTTCTCCAAGTCAAGAAATGACAGAAAGCAGCCCGCCCCTATACACAGGGACGGACTACATAGAAATAGTGCGGGAGGCGACCCATATTGTCCTAGAGGCTGCCGGAAAATCCGGCAACCTAAATGGACAAGTCTGGGGCAAACTGAACCAGGCCTGCCGGGACATCCTGGCGGCCACTGACGTCCTGGCGGATAGAGTAGAGGACGAGGAGTTGCGGGCCTTAAAGGCAGACAATAACCTAATGCGGGAGCAACTTGCCCAATGTCAGACCGAGATGAAGGCCCTTCGTAGAGCCTTATCTGAGAGGACGATCCAGCCCCCACAGGCCCCGACGGCCCAATGCGACCAGGCGACGGACTTCTCTGAGGCCCTCAAAGAGGCCCTCAAGGAATTGAAGGAGGACCTGAAGCGGGACCTTACAATTACTATGGGAAACATGATCTCGGCCCGCACGGGCTATTTCCCTGAGCCGGTCCCCCGCCCTCCTCTCGCTGCGGACAGGAATAAGACGACCGCGAACCAGCCGGAACCTCAATCTGGGGCGCCGCCCTCAAGGGCAGTGACAGGTGCGCCGCCCACAAGGCAGCCTAAGGCCCCTGTGGCCCAGCCTTCGGCACCAGCGACCAAGAAGAGGGCTAACTCTGCTCCTAGGCAGAAGACGGTGAAGGAGCCTAGTGCCTCTCCACCCTCGCAGCCGGCAACAAACACACAAGCGCCTGCTGAGTCTTGGACGCAGGTTGTCAGGAGGGGCAATGGCAAATCCGCCAAGCCCCCTTCCCCCCCTGCCGCCCCGGCTCGGAAACCGGCACCAGCGGGCCCGCGGAAGCTGGTTGTGCCCGCCACGGCCGCGATCGTGATGGCCTTGAAGCCGGAGTCTGAGGCGACATACGCCTCAATTTTGTTTAAGGTCACCAAATCGGTGAAGCTTGCTGATGTGGGTGTAGAGCACGTCAAGGTCCGCAAAACAGCTGCTGGAGCCAGGATACTTGAGGTGTCCGGGTCCGACAATGGTAGGGCGGCTGACGAACTCTGCCGAAAAATGACGGAGGTGATCGGAGAGGAAGCCCGAGTATACAGGCccaccaaaatggcggacttacgcATTTCGGGCCTAGATGAGGCAGCCACTCAGGAAGAGATCGCGGGAGCAATCGCTAAATTGGGAGAGTGCTCAATAAATGAAGTTAAGGTGGGATCGATTAGGGCCCAATATAATGGGACAGCGTCGACTCTGGCACAGTGCCCTATAACGGCAGCCAAGAGGGTCACCGCAGCGGGTCGACTTCAAATAGGATGGTCCTCGGCTCTAGTAGTGGCGCTGGACCCAACACCGATGAGGTGCTTCAGGTGTATGGGCACGGGGCACACCAGAGCACTATGCCCGTCGCCAGTAGATAGGAGCGGTCTCTGCTTCCGGTGTAGCAGGCCGGACCACAAGAGGGTGGACTGCAAGGCGGAGACTGCCTTCTGCTCGGTATGTCATGCGGCCAAACGCCCAGCGGGACACATAATGGGTGGCTTTTCTTGTACGCCCCCACCAGCAAAAGGCAAAGAGGCTCTTCCGAAGACCCAAAGAGCCTCTTCAGTGAATAACATCGACCAACGGGCCTGTGAGGGacaaaatatggatatttaggccctacgtctggggggagaatcagaatggtcattgattctcccctcccaaagtgcgggttccctggggacgccgggaaaagacggggggcatcatggaggaatgaatgcgcgagcccatgatgcccccatacaacgtctgagagggggacaacggagtggggtttagtgggtattctctttCGCTCCTTCTCGCTAGGAGAGGGAATCGAaagagggagtcccacataccctccccattatggccttgccccacggccggggagggatgcgtaaacgcattccccactccgtcaacaaaaaaaaaaaaaaaaaaaaaaaaaaaaaaaaaaggttaggttaggttaggttaggttaggttaggttaggttaggttaggttaggttaggttaggttaggttaggttaggttaggttaggttaggttgagaggaagcccgagtatacaggcccaccaaaatggcggacttacgcATTTCGGGCCTAGATGAGGCAGCCACTCAGGAAGCGATCGCGGGAGCAATCGCTAAACTGGGAGAGTGCTCAATAAATGAGGTTAAGGTGGGATCGATTAGGGCCCAATATAATGGGACAACGTCGACTCTGGCACAGTGCCCTATAACGGCAGCCAAGAGGGTCACCGCAGCGGGTCGACTTCAAATAGGATGGTCCTCGGCTCTGGTAGTGGCGCTGGACCCAACACCGATGAGGTGCTTCAGGTGCATGGGCACGGGGCACACCAGAGCACTATGCCCGTCGCCAGTAGACAGGAGCGGGCTCTGCTTCCGGTGTAGCAGGCCGGACCACAAGAGGGTGGACTGCAAGGCGGAGACTGCCTTCTGCTCGGTATGTCATGCGGCCAAACGCCCAGCGGGACACATAATGGGTGGCTTTTCCTGTACGCCCCCACCAGCAAAAGGCAAAGAGGCTCTTCCGAAGACCCAAAGAGCCCCTCCAGTGAGTAACATCGACCAACGGGCCTGTGAGGGacaaaatatggatatttaggccctacgtctggggggagaatcagaatggtcattgattctcccctcccaaagtgcgggttccctggggacgccgggaaaagacggggggcatcatggaggaatgaatgcgcgagcccatgatgcccccatacaacgtctgagagggggacaacggagtggggtttagtgggtattctctttCGCTCCTTCTCGCTAGGAGAGGGAATCGAaagagggagtcccacataccctccccattatggccttgccccacggccggggagggatgcgtaaacgcattccccactccgtcaacaaaaaaaaaaaaaaaaaaaaaaaaaaaaaaaaaaaaaaaaaaaaaaaaaaaaaaggttaggttaggttaggttaggttaggttaggttaggttaggttaggttaggttaggttaggttaggttgagaggtagaattgagggaattttgcgaatttttgtggcgagataaagctaattgagttctattttataccgttgttctttcccagcctttccctagatttctatagtatttttaatttctttcactttacatataaattcacttttttcttcaggcgctttttcactttgaaaaattcacatcttctttttctttgtgtttttcctacgtctgttaattttgtaattgggtCGGCTTTTTGCTCTACACGGAGCTTTTTACCCCATATCGATCCGACCTCTGGTTCCGGAGATATTGGAGTTCAAAGTTCACGAGTTCGGTAAAAGGTTTACCCCATTTGCGGTTGACGACGTTAGGAGATTTCACTTTCAAAAAATCATATCTTCTGttcttgtgtaaataaattctttgtagtaggttagttagattaagctagttgtagggaattcaaatccgtttgaattatatttttagagggcttagtttagtagttattaattttttaaaggaTTGCTATTCCTGTTTATCAGGCGTCGGTAAACGCAAGCATAAGTTGGTTTTCGTCTtagaaattttgtaaattgtaaaatatttaatatttttagttttaaaaattagtgGTAAATAGCACATACTTAGAACTATTTTTTGACCTTGGTTCGAGATTTGTAGCTCAACCAGGAGTGACGCTACAGCCCgtcgcataaaataattttaagtttgtttttgctgttttggttctgctgcgactcgcacttgaccaaaatagttaggttaggttaggtgtttTGGTTTTTCACCTTTTTTAGGCGAATTCCACCCATAAGGGGTGGTCTTCGCGTAGTAATTATATGGATAACCCCGCGCAGGGGTTGAATCCGGAGATGGCTCCAATCACTGGGCCCCATAAAGGGGCTTCAGGGGCGGGTTCTTCGACCTCGCCCGACTGGGAGGAACCTATGGAGGGTCAGGACAGGGCTGAGGCCGCCTCCAAGAAGAGGCCCCATGAGGGAAACCGGGTCCTGGAGTATGAGACTCACGTTGGGAGCGGGCCTAAAGTTAGCACCGCGCTGAGGGGTAGGGCCAAGGCCATGGTGAAGAAAGCCTCCATAGGCCACTTTACCGGCCTGGCAGCAGCCAAGGCCAGACTGAAGGCCTATAAGGAGGACTTGCTCTTGGAGGTGTTGGACAGCCAGGAGGGAAAGGAAAAGGGAGTGGTCCCCCCTTTACTCCTGAGAAGGTCCCAGGGGGACAGCAAAAAGAAGGGGGATAAGGAGCCGTGGATGGTGAGCCCGTCCCCTTCTCCAAGTCAAGAAATGACAGAAAGCAGCCCGCCCCTATACACAGGGACGGACTACATAGAAATAGTGCGGGAGGCGACCCATATTGTCCTAGAGGCTGCCGGAAAATCCGGCAACCTAAATGGACAAGTCTGGGGAAAACTGAACCAGGCCTGCCGGGACATCCTGGCGGCCACTGACGTCCTGGCGGATAGAGTAGAGGACGAGGAGTTGCGGGCC
This window encodes:
- the LOC134650876 gene encoding uncharacterized protein LOC134650876, translated to MADLRISGLDEAATQEAIAGAIAKLGECSINEVKVGSIRAQYNGTTSTLAQCPITAAKRVTAAGRLQIGWSSALVVALDPTPMRCFRCMGTGHTRALCPSPVDRSGLCFRCSRPDHKRVDCKAETAFCSVCHAAKRPAGHIMGGFSCTPPPAKGKEALPKTQRAPPVSNIDQRACEGQNMDI
- the LOC134650875 gene encoding uncharacterized protein LOC134650875 — protein: MDNPAQGLNPEVAPMTGPHKGASGAGSSTSPDWEEPMEGQDRAEAAPKKRPHEGNRVLDYETHVGSGPKVSTSLRGRAKAMAKKASIGHFTGLAAAKARLKAYKEDLLLEVLDSQEGKGKGVVPPLLLRRSQGDNKKKGDKEPWMVSPSPSPSQEMTESSPPLYTGTDYIEIVREATHIVLEAAGKSGNLNGQVWGKLNQACRDILAATDVLADRVEDEELRALKADNNLMREQLAQCQTEMKALRRALSERTIQPPQAPTAQCDQATDFSEALKEALKELKEDLKRDLTITMGNMISARTGYFPEPVPRPPLAADRNKTTANQPEPQSGAPPSRAVTGAPPTRQPKAPVAQPSAPATKKRANSAPRQKTVKEPSASPPSQPATNTQAPAESWTQVVRRGNGKSAKPPSPPAAPARKPAPAGPRKLVVPATAAIVMALKPESEATYASILFKVTKSVKLADVGVEHVKVRKTAAGARILEVSGSDNGRAADELCRKMTEVIGEEARVYRPTKMADLRISGLDEAATQEEIAGAIAKLGECSINEVKVGSIRAQYNGTASTLAQCPITAAKRVTAAGRLQIGWSSALVVALDPTPMRCFRCMGTGHTRALCPSPVDRSGLCFRCSRPDHKRVDCKAETAFCSVCHAAKRPAGHIMGGFSCTPPPAKGKEALPKTQRASSVNNIDQRACEGQNMDI